From Serratia fonticola:
GGGTATCGCTTTTGGTAAGGCTCTCTTGCTGAAGGAAGATGAAATTGTCATCAACCGGAAAAAAATCTCTGCAGACCATGTAGAGCAGGAAATCTCACGTTTTCTGGCAGGCCGCGCCAAAGCGTCTGAACAGCTGGAAGTAATCAAAACCAAGGCAGGCGAGACCTTCGGCGAAGAAAAAGAAGCGATCTTCGAAGGCCACATCATGCTGTTGGAAGACGAAGAGCTTGAGCAGGAAATCATAGCCCTCATCAAAGACGATCTGGCGTCTGCCGATGCGGCAGCCTACACCGTGATCGAAGGCCAGGCGAAAGCGCTGGAAGAATTAGACGACGAATACCTGAAAGAGCGCGCGGCGGACGTGCGTGATATCGGTAAGCGTCTGCTGCAAAACATCCTGGGCCTGGCGATTGTCGATCTGACCGCCATTCAGGATGAGGTGATACTGGTCGCGAAGGACCTGACACCGTCAGAAACCGCACAGTTGAACCTGGACAAAGTGCTGGGCTTCATCACCGATCTGGGTGGCCGTACTTCCCACACATCGATCATGGCTCGCTCCCTGGAACTGCCCGCTATCGTTGGCACCAGCGACGTGACCACCCAGGTAAAAAACGGCGATTACCTGATCCTGGATGCGGTTAACAACAAGATTTACGTCAACCCGACGACCGAGGTGATTGAACAGCTGAAAGCGGTTCATACCCAATACGTCACCGAGAAAAACGATCTGGCCAAGCTGAAAGACCTGCCGGCGATCACGCTGGATGGGCATCAGGTTGAAGTCTGTGCCAACATCGGTACCGTGCGTGACGTCGCCGGTGCAGAGCGCAATGGCGCCGAAGGTGTCGGCCTGTATCGTACCGAATTCCTGTTCATGGACCGCGACTCACTGCCAACCGAAGACGAGCAGTTCTCGGCTTACAAGGCCGTTGCGGAAGCCATGGGCTCACAGGCAGTCATCGTCCGTACCATGGACATCGGCGGCGATAAAGACCTGCCGTACATGAACCTGCCAAAAGAAGAGAACCCGTTCCTGGGCTGGCGCGCGATCCGTATCGCGATGGACCGCCGGGAAATCCTGCACGCTCAGCTGCGCGCCATCCTGCGTGCTTCTGCTTTCGGTAAACTGCGCATCATGTTCCCGATGATCATCTCGGTGGAAGAAGTGCGCGATCTGAAGGGCGAGCTGGAAACGCTGAAAGCGCAGCTGCGTGAAGAAGGCAAAGCCTTTGACGAGAGCATTGAAGTGGGCGTAATGGTGGAAACACCGGCCGCGGCAGTGATTGCTCGCCACCTGGCGAAAGAAGTCGACTTCTTTAGTATTGGGACAAACGATTTAACCCAGTATACTCTGGCAGTAGATCGCGGCAACGAGCTGATTTCTCATCTCTATAACCCGATGTCCCCATCAGTGCTTGGCCTGATCAAACAGGTTATTGATGCATCTCACGCAGAAGGCAAGTGGACCGGTATGTGCGGCGAGCTGGCTGGCGATGAGCGTGCTACACTGTTGCTTTTGGGCATGGGGCTGGATGAGTTCAGCATGAGTGCGATTGCAATCCCGCGCATCAAGAAAATTATTCGTAATACCAATTTCGAAGATGTGAAGGCATTGGCAGCGCAGGCCTTGGAACAACCAACGGCACAGGATTTGATGAACTGCGTCAATAAGTTCATCGAAGAAAAAACGCTCTGCTAAAATTCCACGACACTGGAACGCCGCCCAATTTAATGCTTAGGAGAAGATCATGGGTTTGTTCGATAAACTGAAGTCTCTGGTTTCTGATGACAAGAAAGACATGGGCACTATCGAGATCGTCGCTCCACTTTCTGGCGAAATCGTCAATATCGAAGATGTACCGGACGTCGTATTCGCCGAGAAGATCGTTGGCGACGGCATTGCTATCAAACCTGCTGGCAACAAAATGGTTGCTCCGGTTGACGGCACTATCGGTAAAATTTTCGAAACCAACCATGCGTTCTCTATCGAATCTGATAGCGGCATTGAGCTGTTCGTGCACTTTGGTATCGACACCGTTGAGCTGAAAGGCGAAGGCTTCAAACGCATCGCGGAAGAAGGCCAGCGCGTCAAGAAAGGCGATGTGATTATCGAGTTCAATCTGGCCCTGCTGGAAGAGAAAGCCAAGTCTACCCTGACTCCGGTGGTTATCTCCAACATGGACGAGATCAAAGAGCTGATCAAACTGTCCGGCAGCGTCACCGTTGGCGAGACCCCGATCATCCGCATCAAGAAGTAATCGCGGTTCGATCGTAAAAATGGCGCCTTTATCGGCGCCATTTTTTTATCCAGAATGTCTAAGCTCTACTGCGCTACCAGCGGCTCCGCTTGTAGCTCCTGTTGCTGTCTTTCACGCTCCAAGGCCAATACGCCACGATGTGACAGATAGCAGAACAAGATGCAGCACACCACGCCGCCCATCAGCAGATAAAAGCCGCCATGCCATCCCATGTTATCGACCATCACGCCAAACAGGCTGGTGCCCAGCGTGGCCCCAAAGATATAGCTCATAAAGCCACGCAGGCCAACGGCAGAGCCGACAGCAAAGCTGGGAACGATCTCCATCGTCTGTACCGAAGCCAGGAACTGTGGCACATAGATCAGGCAACCGACGATCGCGGCAAAGATGGTGACCATTAACAGCGAGTCACTCTTCCAGTAACCAATCAGGCAGATGAAAATCATCACCATGCAGATCATCGCCAGCGGCATACGGCGTCCCTTGAACAGCTTATCCGACAGCCACCCAGCCAACAGTGTGGACGGGATCGCCGCCCATTCGAAGAACAGAAACGCGATGCTCATCTGCTCTTTGGAGAAATGCTTTTCGGTCAGCAGGTAGATAGGCAGCCAGCTGATCATGCCAAAGCGCACCATGTAGACAAATACGTCTACCAGCGACACGTACCAGGCATTTTTATTACGCAGAACATAGGTACAGAAGATCTGGAAGGCGCTCATATTTTCCGGTGCCTGCTCCTGCACACCGGTTGTCATCCTGACGGTTTCTTCCGGCATCATTTGTTCCAAGGCAGGCAGACCTTCACTGCGCGGGGAGCCTTTACCCAGCCACAGGACCACCAGCGCAAACAGCACCGCCACGCCCGCAGGGACGATATAGCTGGCGCTCTGCCAGTGTTCACTGCCCAACACCGCAAAGGCCACGCCGACGATGGGGGCCACCACCCCGCCGCCGATATTGTGGGATATATTCCAAAATGCGCCAACGCGGCCGCGCTCACGACGTGGGAACCAGTTGGCGATGGTAATGAACGAAGGGCCTACGCCCATCCCCTGGAACAGGCCGTTAAACACCACCAATGCGGCAAAGATCCAGAAGGCGGTGCTGAACCCCAAACCGACGTTGACGATGGCACACAGCACCAGGCCACAGGCCATAAACACTTTGGGATTGGCCTTATCGGCCAGGCTGCTCATCACCCCTTTGCTAATGCCGTAGGCAATCAGCATGCAACTGCTCAACATGCCGATCTGCGTCGCACTCAGATCCAGATGCTCTTTCAGGTAGGGCGTCGAAAGGGTGAAGTTGTTACGCACGATGTAATAGGCCAGGTAGCCCAAAAAGACGCTCAGTAACGCTTGCATGCGATAACGCTGGTAGGTTGCCTGCACCTGTTCTGGCGGAACACGCTTCGCCGCCGCGCTAGGTTTTAATAATGAAAACATGTTATTCCCCTGTGAGGTTTATCTGTACTGGCTCGATGCGCCTGCTATTTATTAATAACGCTCGCAGCGGATGGTGTAATTAATTCATTAATAAGACAAGCCCCGTAATATGTGTCAAAATTGACTCAAACCCAGAACAAATAAGCCCAATTTTGACCCATCAATTAACATTACCGTTATTAACCAAAAACCAGTTCGCTCACCTCCACGCGCTAGAGTGCCACAGCACTGCGGCTGCACACAAAGCCAGCCCACAAGTGGTGATGTTTTTGAAGGTGTTAACAGTATTGATAGTCTATCAATGGTAATATTCTGACTTCATCAACGTTATAACCCCGGCTAAATCCTATTGGTTGACGAAAAATATTTTTGTCCCAAATGTTTTGCGGGTTATTTTTATCGTTATTGCGATTTTATGAATAAGATCACAAACGATGAGGTCGAGGGAGAGTTTTATTATGCGTGCAACGCTCATTTTTACGGCAATGGCCTGCTGGCTGTTATCCAGTGTCGCCGGGGCTAAAAGAAATGAACTGGTGATGGCCACCACCTTTTCACCAGAGGCAACCGCCTATCTCATCAGCCGTTGGCAAGGCCAGCCGCAGTCGGTGGTCATCCGCACGCTGAACCGCACCAGCGCCTCCCTGGAACAACTGCTCGACAGCACCGGCAGTGACAACGTCGATCTGGTGCTGACCTCCTCCCCCATGCTGCTCCAGCACCTGCAACAGCATCAGCGCCTGGC
This genomic window contains:
- the ptsI gene encoding phosphoenolpyruvate-protein phosphotransferase PtsI; translated protein: MISGILVSPGIAFGKALLLKEDEIVINRKKISADHVEQEISRFLAGRAKASEQLEVIKTKAGETFGEEKEAIFEGHIMLLEDEELEQEIIALIKDDLASADAAAYTVIEGQAKALEELDDEYLKERAADVRDIGKRLLQNILGLAIVDLTAIQDEVILVAKDLTPSETAQLNLDKVLGFITDLGGRTSHTSIMARSLELPAIVGTSDVTTQVKNGDYLILDAVNNKIYVNPTTEVIEQLKAVHTQYVTEKNDLAKLKDLPAITLDGHQVEVCANIGTVRDVAGAERNGAEGVGLYRTEFLFMDRDSLPTEDEQFSAYKAVAEAMGSQAVIVRTMDIGGDKDLPYMNLPKEENPFLGWRAIRIAMDRREILHAQLRAILRASAFGKLRIMFPMIISVEEVRDLKGELETLKAQLREEGKAFDESIEVGVMVETPAAAVIARHLAKEVDFFSIGTNDLTQYTLAVDRGNELISHLYNPMSPSVLGLIKQVIDASHAEGKWTGMCGELAGDERATLLLLGMGLDEFSMSAIAIPRIKKIIRNTNFEDVKALAAQALEQPTAQDLMNCVNKFIEEKTLC
- the crr gene encoding PTS glucose transporter subunit IIA, with amino-acid sequence MGLFDKLKSLVSDDKKDMGTIEIVAPLSGEIVNIEDVPDVVFAEKIVGDGIAIKPAGNKMVAPVDGTIGKIFETNHAFSIESDSGIELFVHFGIDTVELKGEGFKRIAEEGQRVKKGDVIIEFNLALLEEKAKSTLTPVVISNMDEIKELIKLSGSVTVGETPIIRIKK
- the pgtP gene encoding phosphoglycerate transporter PgtP, translated to MFSLLKPSAAAKRVPPEQVQATYQRYRMQALLSVFLGYLAYYIVRNNFTLSTPYLKEHLDLSATQIGMLSSCMLIAYGISKGVMSSLADKANPKVFMACGLVLCAIVNVGLGFSTAFWIFAALVVFNGLFQGMGVGPSFITIANWFPRRERGRVGAFWNISHNIGGGVVAPIVGVAFAVLGSEHWQSASYIVPAGVAVLFALVVLWLGKGSPRSEGLPALEQMMPEETVRMTTGVQEQAPENMSAFQIFCTYVLRNKNAWYVSLVDVFVYMVRFGMISWLPIYLLTEKHFSKEQMSIAFLFFEWAAIPSTLLAGWLSDKLFKGRRMPLAMICMVMIFICLIGYWKSDSLLMVTIFAAIVGCLIYVPQFLASVQTMEIVPSFAVGSAVGLRGFMSYIFGATLGTSLFGVMVDNMGWHGGFYLLMGGVVCCILFCYLSHRGVLALERERQQQELQAEPLVAQ